In one window of Fictibacillus phosphorivorans DNA:
- a CDS encoding alanine/glycine:cation symporter family protein: MIYFCLGVGLLFSILTRFLQVRHFKEMIKLMLEGKSSKAGVSSFQALAIALSGRVGTGNIAGTATAIGFGGPGAVFWMWMIAFIGASSAFVESALAQVYKVKQDGEYRGGPAYYIEKGIGWKWYGIIFAVSALAAMALLMPGIQSNSIAAGLDNAFNINPSVTGIFLIVILAAIIFGGVKRIANVAQYVVPFMAIGYVLVSLIIVAFHIPQIPEVLSLIFRSAFSFDSAFGGIVGSAIMWGVKRGIYSNEAGQGTGPHPAAAAEVSHPAKQGLVQAFSVYIDTWLVCTATAFMILFTGMYNVQNEADKSFIVENIPNVEAGTAFTQEAIESVLPGFGSGFVAVSLFFFAFTTIMAYYYIAETNIAYLMRGRNNKIPMFLLKVVLLGTTYYGAVKTADLAWALGDLGLGIMVWLNLIAILILAKPALRVLKDYEEQKKAGLDPVFDSTKLGIKNAEYWEGGYKEAQGNNEEKVS; encoded by the coding sequence ATGATTTATTTTTGTTTAGGTGTAGGGCTATTATTTTCAATTTTAACGAGATTTTTGCAAGTTCGTCATTTTAAAGAAATGATCAAACTCATGTTAGAAGGAAAGAGTTCTAAAGCAGGAGTTTCTTCTTTCCAAGCTTTGGCGATCGCATTATCTGGCCGGGTAGGAACAGGTAACATCGCAGGAACAGCAACTGCTATCGGATTTGGTGGCCCTGGGGCGGTCTTCTGGATGTGGATGATCGCGTTTATCGGTGCTTCAAGTGCTTTTGTTGAATCTGCACTTGCTCAAGTTTATAAAGTAAAACAGGACGGGGAATACCGAGGTGGTCCTGCGTACTATATTGAAAAGGGTATTGGTTGGAAATGGTATGGAATTATTTTCGCAGTCTCTGCACTAGCTGCTATGGCGCTACTGATGCCGGGTATTCAATCTAACTCAATTGCTGCTGGACTTGATAATGCTTTTAACATCAATCCGTCCGTAACGGGTATTTTCTTAATTGTCATTTTAGCCGCTATTATTTTTGGTGGTGTTAAAAGGATTGCCAATGTAGCGCAATATGTTGTTCCCTTTATGGCAATTGGCTATGTGCTTGTTTCGTTAATCATCGTTGCTTTTCATATCCCTCAGATTCCTGAAGTACTTTCTTTAATTTTCAGAAGTGCGTTCTCTTTTGATTCTGCATTTGGAGGAATTGTAGGTTCAGCGATCATGTGGGGCGTTAAGCGTGGAATCTATTCAAACGAAGCGGGGCAAGGTACGGGGCCTCATCCGGCTGCTGCCGCAGAAGTATCGCATCCTGCTAAACAAGGACTTGTACAAGCGTTCTCTGTATATATTGACACATGGCTTGTATGTACAGCTACAGCGTTTATGATTCTTTTTACGGGTATGTACAACGTTCAAAATGAAGCGGACAAGTCATTTATTGTCGAGAACATTCCTAACGTAGAAGCGGGTACTGCTTTTACACAAGAAGCCATTGAATCTGTTCTTCCTGGATTCGGTTCAGGTTTTGTAGCAGTTTCCCTATTTTTCTTTGCTTTCACTACAATCATGGCGTATTACTATATCGCAGAAACGAATATTGCCTACCTCATGAGAGGCCGTAATAACAAAATTCCAATGTTCCTGCTCAAGGTTGTATTGTTAGGAACGACCTATTATGGCGCAGTAAAGACAGCGGACTTGGCTTGGGCGCTAGGGGATCTCGGCCTAGGAATCATGGTTTGGCTGAACTTAATCGCTATACTCATACTAGCAAAGCCAGCACTTCGTGTTTTAAAAGATTACGAGGAACAAAAGAAAGCAGGGCTTGATCCTGTTTTCGATTCAACCAAACTAGGCATAAAGAATGCAGAGTATTGGGAAGGCGGATATAAAGAAGCACAAGGTAATAATGAAGAGAAAGTATCATAA
- a CDS encoding cation diffusion facilitator family transporter, translating to MIELLKKGNKSSGIAALGNTVLAIAKGIAAAVSGSGAMFATTLHSAADALNQAFVFFGSALSEKEPTKRFPAGFGRVVNLFVLVAVIVVSIMAYETILKGWKLIQNPQSSTNLLLNISIMILAILVDGFILIKAMKEIVHETRSEAKGFGIVKESFKNVGLAAPPTRLVFYEDLIATSGALLALISIVLADLTGAYILDGIGTLLIGILLVVVAFKLGIDNTRGLIGVAAPKVVEDRIADTILSDQDVVDIKELRILQEGRRYHVESYIELKEGFTLADADDIKYRVRDKLLEDTDIGDVTMGILETDHVKTWPKEAEIEVNGTEDKTETTR from the coding sequence TTGATTGAACTACTTAAAAAGGGAAATAAATCGTCCGGCATTGCCGCATTAGGAAACACAGTACTCGCTATCGCTAAAGGAATTGCTGCCGCAGTCAGCGGAAGTGGTGCCATGTTTGCGACAACTCTACATTCTGCTGCAGATGCCCTAAACCAAGCGTTTGTATTTTTCGGAAGTGCTCTTTCTGAAAAAGAACCGACTAAACGATTTCCGGCTGGTTTTGGCCGCGTTGTGAATCTGTTCGTTTTAGTAGCTGTAATCGTAGTTTCTATCATGGCTTACGAGACAATATTAAAAGGGTGGAAGCTTATACAGAATCCACAGTCTTCAACAAACCTATTATTAAATATATCAATCATGATCCTAGCGATCTTAGTTGATGGTTTCATCCTCATTAAAGCGATGAAGGAGATCGTTCACGAGACGAGAAGTGAAGCAAAAGGATTTGGGATTGTAAAGGAGTCTTTTAAGAATGTTGGTCTAGCTGCACCACCAACACGTTTAGTTTTTTATGAAGATTTAATCGCTACTTCTGGTGCTTTATTAGCTCTTATCTCTATCGTATTAGCAGACCTAACTGGCGCTTATATATTGGATGGGATCGGAACATTATTGATCGGAATCCTTCTGGTCGTTGTAGCCTTTAAGTTAGGAATTGATAACACACGCGGGTTGATCGGTGTTGCTGCACCAAAAGTAGTTGAAGACCGAATTGCGGATACGATTCTTTCAGATCAAGACGTCGTAGATATAAAGGAACTAAGAATTCTGCAAGAAGGACGAAGATATCATGTTGAAAGCTATATCGAATTAAAGGAAGGATTTACCTTGGCAGATGCTGATGATATTAAGTATCGGGTGCGAGATAAGCTTTTAGAAGATACGGATATTGGTGATGTTACGATGGGAATCTTAGAAACTGACCATGTAAAAACGTGGCCGAAGGAAGCAGAAATTGAAGTAAACGGTACAGAAGATAAGACAGAAACAACCCGCTGA
- a CDS encoding ABC transporter ATP-binding protein, protein MWKVFSYLKAYRVAIGVALFLTLTELGVELLQPLIMAKIIDDGILKSDLSVIKYWGAVMFGLALVAFAAGIANSFFSAHVSQNYGFDIRRRVFEKVQSFSFVNFNKFPASSLITRMTNDVTQLQNTVFMSLRIMLRAPLLLAGGVTMSLIVNWKLALVLVVLLPILLFFLKWVLQTAGSMFRDVQDRLDGVNRVMRENLMGMRLIKAFLRRDFEKNRFEQASSELKEKTVSSLRLIEVSIPVLLFVMNIGILFILWFGSRQVSMGSVEVGEVVAIVNYSFRISSVLTIISFIIMAFSRAKASAQRIGEVLDTEIDLVESPDTDSSLTINKGAVEFKNVSFHYPESDVPVLRNLSFSVKPGETLAILGSTGSGKTSLFQLVPRLYDVTEGEVLVDGKNVMNYPIEKLRKGIGVVPQEAVLFTGSITENIGWGKEDATSDEIISAAVDAQIHETVEKLPNQYDTRVGQRGVNLSGGQKQRLSIARALVRKPKILMLDDSTSALDLKTEGKLLKALRTYSCTTFIITQKISTAMEADHILLLDDGAVEAWGTHEELLNTSPLYVKIVQSQFGEEDFQHVKGFKQTSST, encoded by the coding sequence ATGTGGAAAGTGTTTTCGTATTTAAAAGCATACCGTGTCGCGATCGGGGTTGCATTATTTTTAACATTAACTGAACTTGGAGTGGAACTTCTGCAGCCGTTAATCATGGCTAAGATTATTGATGATGGTATCTTGAAGAGCGACTTGAGTGTAATCAAGTATTGGGGAGCTGTCATGTTTGGGCTGGCTCTAGTCGCATTTGCAGCAGGTATTGCAAATTCATTCTTCTCAGCACATGTTAGTCAGAACTATGGTTTTGATATTAGACGGCGTGTATTTGAGAAGGTGCAATCTTTTTCTTTTGTGAATTTCAATAAGTTTCCTGCTTCTTCATTAATAACACGAATGACCAATGATGTAACGCAACTTCAGAATACCGTTTTTATGAGTTTGAGGATTATGCTGCGTGCACCGCTATTACTAGCCGGTGGAGTGACCATGTCTTTAATCGTGAATTGGAAACTGGCTTTAGTACTAGTCGTTTTGTTACCAATCTTGTTATTTTTCTTAAAATGGGTTCTCCAGACGGCAGGCAGTATGTTTCGGGATGTACAAGATAGGTTGGATGGTGTGAATCGTGTAATGCGTGAAAATCTGATGGGAATGCGACTGATTAAAGCATTCTTACGAAGAGATTTTGAGAAGAATCGGTTTGAACAAGCGAGTAGCGAGTTGAAGGAGAAAACAGTCTCATCTCTTCGCTTGATCGAAGTATCGATTCCTGTCTTATTGTTTGTCATGAATATTGGAATTTTATTTATTCTCTGGTTCGGCAGCAGACAAGTGAGCATGGGTTCGGTTGAGGTTGGAGAAGTGGTTGCGATCGTAAACTATTCATTCCGTATTTCTTCTGTACTGACAATCATATCGTTTATTATTATGGCTTTCTCCCGTGCAAAAGCATCTGCACAGCGAATAGGAGAAGTCCTTGATACAGAGATAGATCTCGTTGAATCTCCAGATACAGATAGCTCTTTGACGATAAACAAAGGAGCAGTCGAATTTAAGAATGTTTCTTTTCATTATCCAGAAAGTGATGTGCCGGTTCTGAGAAATCTTTCTTTTTCTGTAAAACCAGGTGAGACGTTAGCGATTCTTGGTTCAACAGGTTCAGGTAAAACTTCACTCTTTCAACTCGTACCAAGGCTATATGATGTAACAGAAGGAGAAGTACTTGTTGATGGGAAAAATGTAATGAACTATCCGATTGAAAAGCTTCGAAAAGGTATTGGAGTTGTTCCTCAAGAAGCCGTTCTTTTTACAGGATCCATTACAGAGAATATCGGATGGGGTAAAGAAGACGCTACTTCTGATGAGATCATCTCTGCTGCCGTTGATGCGCAAATTCATGAGACTGTTGAAAAGTTACCGAATCAGTATGATACACGAGTGGGGCAGCGTGGTGTTAACCTCTCTGGCGGACAGAAGCAGCGCTTGTCTATTGCAAGAGCGCTCGTTCGTAAACCAAAAATACTCATGCTCGATGATAGTACGAGTGCTTTGGACTTGAAAACAGAAGGAAAGTTGCTAAAAGCGTTAAGAACTTATTCTTGTACAACGTTCATTATTACGCAAAAAATCAGTACGGCTATGGAAGCTGATCATATTTTGCTTTTAGACGATGGAGCTGTTGAAGCATGGGGTACACATGAAGAACTACTGAACACATCACCTTTATATGTAAAAATCGTTCAATCACAGTTTGGGGAGGAGGACTTTCAGCATGTCAAAGGGTTCAAACAGACCTCATCCACATAA
- a CDS encoding ABC transporter ATP-binding protein → MSKGSNRPHPHNHLFGKKVKPKNWASTIKRIGSYFSDQKFLLSLVLLMVIISSALSLLGPFLIGMAIDSYIVKENMEGLNKLLFGLIFVFVGQSLSTWLQNYWMIGIAQDTVLRMRNDLFNQFHRLSISFFDKRQHGELMSRVTNDIENVSSTLNSSFIQVFSSILTLVGTVGVMIYLSPILTLISLSIVPLMFFGLKWITKRTGARFKEQQRNLGEINGYIEEITSGQRIVKSFSQEKRVMEEFMAKNERLKESGYWAQTFSGFIPKLMNVLNNGSFALIAGIGGVLALNGKVSIGVIVIFVEYSRQFTRPLNDLANQFNTLLSAVAGAERVFEILDESQEEMDETGAVELTAVKGKVEFQDVSFSYEKDEKTVSGLNFSVKEGETVALVGPTGAGKTTIVNLLSRFYESDSGQILIDGHDIKKVKRSSLRSHMGFVLQDSFLFEGTILENIRYGRLEATDEEVINAAKLANAHSFVKKLPKGYNTILNQEGSGISQGQKQLLSIARAILADPSLLILDEATSSIDTITEMKIQEALQRLMQGRTSFVIAHRLNTIQQADQILVLHDGGILEKGTHDELLKNKKFYHSLYHSQLKQDA, encoded by the coding sequence ATGTCAAAGGGTTCAAACAGACCTCATCCACATAATCATTTATTTGGCAAAAAAGTAAAACCTAAAAATTGGGCAAGTACGATCAAACGTATCGGGAGTTATTTTTCTGATCAAAAGTTTCTGCTGAGTCTAGTGTTACTCATGGTCATCATAAGCTCAGCATTAAGCTTGCTCGGTCCGTTTTTAATCGGTATGGCAATAGATTCGTATATCGTAAAAGAAAATATGGAAGGACTGAACAAACTACTATTCGGTCTTATCTTTGTTTTTGTAGGTCAATCCCTTTCAACTTGGCTGCAAAACTATTGGATGATCGGGATCGCGCAAGATACCGTATTAAGAATGAGGAATGATCTGTTTAACCAGTTTCACCGATTATCGATTTCCTTTTTTGATAAACGGCAACATGGTGAACTGATGAGTCGTGTAACGAATGATATAGAAAACGTCAGTTCCACATTGAATAGTTCGTTTATCCAAGTATTCTCAAGCATACTTACCCTTGTTGGAACAGTAGGGGTCATGATCTATTTAAGTCCGATATTGACGCTGATCTCTTTATCAATCGTCCCACTCATGTTCTTTGGATTAAAGTGGATAACGAAAAGAACAGGCGCTCGCTTTAAAGAACAACAGAGAAATCTGGGAGAGATTAATGGTTATATTGAAGAGATCACTTCTGGACAGCGGATCGTTAAGTCCTTTTCACAGGAAAAAAGAGTAATGGAAGAATTCATGGCGAAGAATGAACGATTGAAAGAGTCTGGCTATTGGGCGCAGACCTTCTCAGGCTTTATTCCGAAATTGATGAATGTTCTTAACAATGGAAGCTTTGCGTTAATAGCGGGAATCGGCGGCGTACTTGCGTTGAACGGGAAAGTATCGATCGGTGTCATCGTGATATTCGTTGAGTATTCTAGACAATTTACAAGACCGCTCAATGATTTAGCCAACCAATTCAATACGTTACTGTCTGCCGTTGCTGGGGCAGAGAGAGTTTTTGAAATCCTTGATGAATCACAAGAAGAGATGGATGAAACAGGCGCTGTAGAACTGACTGCAGTAAAAGGTAAAGTAGAGTTTCAAGATGTTTCTTTCTCTTATGAGAAGGATGAAAAAACAGTGAGTGGATTGAATTTTTCGGTGAAAGAAGGAGAGACAGTAGCGTTAGTAGGACCGACCGGTGCAGGAAAAACAACTATCGTAAATCTGCTTTCTAGATTTTATGAGAGTGATAGCGGTCAGATCTTAATTGATGGACATGACATTAAAAAAGTGAAAAGAAGCTCGCTTCGCAGTCATATGGGGTTTGTACTTCAAGATTCCTTTTTATTTGAAGGAACCATCCTTGAAAATATACGGTATGGACGTTTAGAGGCGACGGATGAAGAAGTGATAAATGCTGCTAAACTAGCGAATGCTCATTCTTTCGTTAAGAAGTTGCCAAAAGGCTACAACACGATATTGAATCAAGAGGGCAGCGGCATCAGTCAGGGACAAAAACAGCTTCTATCTATTGCTAGAGCGATCTTAGCGGACCCGTCTCTATTAATACTAGATGAGGCAACAAGTTCCATAGATACGATTACTGAGATGAAGATTCAAGAAGCTCTGCAACGTCTTATGCAGGGAAGAACTAGCTTTGTGATTGCTCATCGATTGAATACGATTCAACAGGCTGATCAAATTCTAGTTCTTCATGATGGAGGTATCCTTGAAAAAGGGACACACGATGAATTACTTAAAAATAAGAAATTCTATCATTCTCTTTATCATAGTCAATTAAAACAAGATGCTTGA
- a CDS encoding ATP-binding protein, translating to MIVEKLLLHVLIVLAPVLSYSFLFEHRKIGRSPYFLGLLYGSAASLCMYFAYYDSSLYWDLRYVPVVLSIFYGGPISGIITIVALMLTRTAMGGETLYLAYIVAVISCAVPFLIYNCFWKSTPKKRVYLSIITGSWPALVQLIILLIYLYFNEDFLGFDQKLVLYIVVFGTIQILAVVFAAVLNESVIERNLMKDEIRRSEKQHTLGELAASIAHEVRNPLTVVKGFLQLMEGEDERHKHYYPLILSELGRAENIISDYLNFAKPEFKKIETFPLPLLVMELSILLNPYALKEGISLTHTIESDAVLTTDRNQLKQALINILKNAVEATPKEGRVSIKLMEEDDSVKIIVRDTGKGMTKEQLARVGSLFFSTKEQGTGLGTMVSTRIIESMGGRVDYTSKLGKGTKVSVTLPLTHLLSRETV from the coding sequence ATGATTGTTGAGAAGCTGCTTTTACATGTATTAATTGTTCTTGCGCCTGTATTGAGCTATAGCTTTTTATTTGAACATCGCAAAATAGGGAGATCGCCGTATTTTTTAGGCTTGTTATATGGATCGGCCGCATCACTCTGCATGTATTTTGCTTATTATGATTCCTCGTTGTACTGGGATCTGAGATACGTTCCAGTCGTTCTCTCTATTTTTTATGGAGGTCCTATTTCTGGAATCATAACGATTGTTGCTCTAATGCTCACTAGAACGGCAATGGGTGGTGAAACCCTGTACTTAGCGTATATCGTAGCCGTTATTTCATGTGCAGTACCTTTTCTTATCTATAACTGCTTCTGGAAATCCACCCCAAAGAAGAGGGTTTACCTTTCCATTATCACAGGATCATGGCCTGCGCTTGTTCAGTTGATCATCCTGTTAATCTATCTGTATTTTAATGAAGATTTTTTAGGATTTGATCAAAAATTAGTCCTATATATAGTTGTGTTTGGCACCATTCAAATCTTAGCTGTTGTTTTCGCAGCCGTCTTAAATGAATCTGTCATCGAAAGAAACTTGATGAAGGATGAGATCAGGCGTTCCGAGAAGCAGCATACGCTTGGAGAGCTTGCGGCATCCATCGCACATGAAGTTCGTAATCCACTAACCGTTGTAAAAGGATTCCTTCAGTTGATGGAAGGAGAAGACGAGCGCCATAAGCATTACTATCCACTCATCTTAAGTGAATTAGGAAGAGCAGAAAATATTATCAGCGATTATCTAAACTTTGCCAAACCAGAATTTAAAAAGATTGAAACGTTTCCTCTTCCTTTATTAGTCATGGAATTAAGTATTTTATTAAATCCTTATGCGTTAAAGGAAGGCATTTCACTCACCCATACCATTGAATCAGATGCAGTTCTTACAACAGACCGCAATCAGTTAAAACAAGCTCTTATAAATATATTAAAAAACGCTGTAGAAGCAACGCCAAAAGAAGGGCGTGTATCAATAAAGCTTATGGAAGAAGATGATAGCGTAAAGATCATTGTGAGGGATACGGGTAAAGGAATGACAAAAGAACAGCTTGCCCGTGTGGGTTCTCTCTTCTTCTCGACGAAAGAGCAAGGAACTGGGTTGGGAACGATGGTGTCTACGCGAATCATCGAATCAATGGGAGGAAGAGTAGATTATACGAGCAAGTTAGGAAAAGGGACAAAAGTCAGTGTTACGTTGCCTCTCACTCATCTTCTTAGTAGAGAAACGGTTTAA
- a CDS encoding phytoene desaturase family protein: MKSVAVIGAGPGGLTAGMLLASKGYQVTVYEKQPFIGGRTSAFHQDGYTFDRGPTFLNMPHILEEMFQLADRRLEDYIELKRLEPMYQLKFKDATIDSTTDQSTMYNNIEEVFPGNGEGYRRFMKKEKEKFEALMPILQNKHDSLLDYLQLKFIKALPKLTVTDSLHDQLSKYFSDERLRLAFTFQAKYLGMSPWECPGAFTILSYMEHAYGVYHPVGGVNKITEAMVKVIKEYGGEVVTSSGVKELIIDRGRVKGLQLDSGEKVFADEVVVNADFAHAMEKLMPKGSTKKYTSDKLMKKSYSCSAFMLYVGVDKKYDLPHHTIVFSEDYRKNVEEITKKKILSQDPSIYIHNPSVTDPTLAPEGKSALYILAPVPNNFSLIDWEEHKHDFKKLVLAQLQERTDFKNLEQHIETEYMFTPLDWENKLSVYKGATFNLGHQLTQMMYFRPHNKQKEIEGLWLVGGGTHPGSGLPTIMESARITTTMMAEKHSKMEVQSV, translated from the coding sequence ATGAAATCTGTAGCTGTAATTGGTGCGGGTCCTGGTGGTCTAACTGCAGGAATGCTATTAGCCAGTAAGGGATATCAAGTGACAGTATACGAAAAACAACCGTTTATCGGTGGGCGTACTTCTGCTTTTCATCAAGATGGTTATACGTTTGATCGGGGTCCAACCTTTTTAAATATGCCTCACATCTTGGAAGAAATGTTTCAGCTTGCAGATCGACGCTTAGAAGATTATATCGAGTTAAAGAGACTTGAGCCGATGTATCAGCTGAAATTTAAAGATGCAACGATTGATTCTACAACAGATCAATCCACCATGTATAACAATATTGAAGAGGTCTTTCCCGGCAATGGTGAAGGCTATCGACGTTTTATGAAGAAAGAAAAAGAAAAGTTTGAAGCACTTATGCCCATCTTACAAAATAAGCATGATTCTTTATTGGATTATTTGCAGCTTAAATTTATTAAAGCGTTGCCGAAATTAACGGTGACGGATTCATTGCACGATCAACTTTCAAAGTATTTCTCTGATGAAAGACTACGACTCGCCTTTACCTTTCAGGCAAAATATTTAGGCATGTCCCCTTGGGAATGTCCGGGCGCATTTACGATTCTTTCTTATATGGAGCACGCATATGGGGTTTATCATCCTGTAGGTGGTGTGAACAAAATTACAGAAGCAATGGTTAAAGTGATTAAAGAATACGGTGGTGAAGTAGTCACTTCATCGGGTGTGAAAGAACTCATTATAGATAGGGGCAGGGTGAAAGGACTTCAACTTGATTCAGGTGAAAAAGTGTTTGCGGATGAAGTAGTGGTTAACGCTGACTTCGCTCATGCGATGGAGAAGTTGATGCCTAAAGGATCTACAAAAAAATATACAAGCGATAAGTTAATGAAAAAGAGCTATTCTTGCTCTGCGTTTATGCTCTACGTAGGTGTGGATAAGAAATATGATCTTCCCCATCATACGATCGTTTTTTCTGAAGATTATCGTAAGAATGTTGAAGAGATTACGAAGAAGAAGATTTTGTCACAGGATCCTTCCATCTATATTCATAATCCTTCTGTAACAGATCCAACTCTTGCGCCAGAAGGGAAGTCGGCTCTATACATTTTAGCCCCGGTTCCTAACAATTTTAGCTTGATTGATTGGGAAGAACATAAACATGACTTTAAAAAGCTTGTTTTAGCGCAGCTTCAAGAACGAACTGATTTTAAAAATTTGGAACAGCATATTGAAACAGAATATATGTTTACGCCGCTTGATTGGGAAAACAAGCTCTCTGTTTATAAGGGAGCAACGTTTAACCTAGGTCATCAGTTAACTCAGATGATGTACTTTAGGCCGCATAATAAACAAAAAGAAATCGAAGGATTATGGCTTGTTGGCGGTGGTACTCATCCCGGAAGCGGTCTTCCTACGATCATGGAATCTGCCCGTATCACAACAACCATGATGGCAGAGAAACATAGCAAGATGGAGGTACAATCTGTATGA
- a CDS encoding phytoene desaturase family protein produces the protein MNAGIVGGGIGGLITALYLRKQGKEVTIYEKSSRLGGRLNFFEKEGYKIDSGPTIVLLPEMIYEILSEVGIERDELELILCSPMYKLNYPDGSHFYKTSDLPGQLNEIKRMFPGEEQGFLRYVTDMYERFHQGKTAFLDRSFVNRRDFWTPKNLHTLTKLKAYQSVKKLAEAYFSHPRMQEAFSFQTLYIGGSPENSPAMYSLVPFSEHAHGIWYVKGGYGSVVDLLQRKLVEQGVEIRLSTPVEALSLQGNLCNGVVTEEGTHLHDMVIYNGDFPGIHHLIPGPKPVKKNYESSSGCFLLYLGLDRMFDEADVHQFFMTDHFDEHMREVFLQKKLPRDPAIYTFYPSKIDPTLAPEGKSVLYVLVPVPSGETVDWELEKQSYADFIIDSLEKRGYPGLKDSIVWSEIRTPNDALTDGLYQGGSFGIAPTLKQSGVFRPQIKPLPYENLYAVGASIHPGGGVPIVMQSAKHLAKYLERA, from the coding sequence ATGAATGCTGGAATTGTTGGCGGAGGTATTGGTGGCTTAATTACAGCACTCTACTTAAGGAAACAAGGTAAGGAGGTTACGATTTATGAGAAAAGTTCCAGACTGGGCGGCAGGCTGAATTTTTTTGAAAAAGAAGGATATAAAATAGATAGCGGTCCTACAATCGTGCTGCTTCCCGAAATGATCTATGAGATTTTAAGTGAAGTTGGCATTGAGCGTGATGAGCTAGAGCTGATCTTATGCAGTCCCATGTATAAGCTGAATTATCCAGACGGATCTCATTTTTATAAAACGAGTGACCTGCCGGGACAGTTGAACGAGATCAAGAGAATGTTTCCAGGTGAAGAGCAAGGGTTCTTACGGTACGTAACGGATATGTACGAGCGTTTTCACCAGGGGAAAACAGCATTCTTAGATCGTTCTTTCGTAAATCGAAGGGATTTTTGGACACCGAAAAACCTACACACACTTACTAAACTAAAAGCCTATCAATCTGTAAAAAAGTTAGCAGAAGCGTATTTCAGCCATCCTAGAATGCAAGAAGCTTTTTCGTTTCAAACTCTGTATATCGGAGGATCACCTGAAAACTCCCCAGCCATGTATTCGCTCGTGCCATTTAGCGAACATGCTCATGGGATTTGGTATGTAAAAGGCGGATATGGAAGTGTTGTAGACTTGCTCCAAAGAAAGCTAGTTGAGCAAGGCGTGGAGATCCGCTTGAGCACCCCAGTAGAAGCGTTATCGTTACAAGGGAATTTATGTAACGGGGTGGTGACAGAAGAAGGTACACATCTGCATGACATGGTCATCTATAATGGTGACTTTCCAGGTATTCACCATCTCATTCCTGGGCCAAAGCCGGTCAAGAAAAACTACGAATCTTCTTCTGGTTGTTTCCTTTTGTACCTTGGACTAGACAGAATGTTCGATGAAGCGGATGTTCATCAGTTCTTTATGACGGATCACTTTGATGAACATATGCGAGAAGTATTTTTACAAAAGAAGTTGCCTCGTGATCCGGCCATATACACGTTCTATCCTTCAAAAATTGACCCAACACTTGCGCCAGAAGGTAAAAGTGTATTATACGTACTTGTTCCCGTTCCTTCAGGTGAAACCGTAGATTGGGAGTTAGAGAAACAAAGTTATGCAGATTTTATTATTGATTCATTAGAAAAACGAGGATATCCAGGGCTGAAGGATTCGATCGTGTGGAGCGAAATCCGCACACCTAATGATGCACTCACAGATGGGCTTTACCAAGGAGGCAGTTTTGGCATTGCGCCAACCTTGAAACAATCCGGTGTGTTTCGGCCACAGATCAAACCTCTACCATACGAAAATCTGTATGCCGTAGGTGCGTCCATCCATCCAGGTGGAGGAGTTCCCATCGTTATGCAGAGTGCAAAACATCTAGCCAAATATCTTGAAAGGGCGTGA